The genome window ACGCGTCTAGCGCTTTAATCAATTGTCTAAACATAATTGCGGCAATAATCATGGTCAGATACAAGCTCATTATTGCCAGTGTTGAACCATAACCGACATCAAAATATACAAAAGAAGTCCTGTATACCATCCAGTCTAATAGCTCTGTGTTTACGGCTCCACGTGTTGTACCGTACAAAGGATCAAATAACCTTATAAGCCACATGGTCCTCAACAATACAATGATCATAATTAAAGGAGACAGCATGGGCAGGGTTAACTTTCTAAATACCTGCCATCCCTTAGCACCATCTACCTGGGCAGCTTCAAAGGTGTCCTTGGGAAGACCTTTTAACCCGGCCAGAAGTACTGATGCTGAAAATGGGAACCATTGCCATACAGTAATACCGCAAATGGTAAATAATGCCAGGCTGGGATCCCACCATTTTATTCTCGCCAAACCTATTGTTGCCAAAAATTGGTTAATAAAACCAATATCGTATTCAAGCAAGAAATTCCAAACAATA of Actinomycetota bacterium contains these proteins:
- a CDS encoding sugar ABC transporter permease, with the protein product MSSVKNESVTINKMDLGRKPSVWEVLSSEKYFKWVLLIPLLLVLLAFMIYPMIYSIFHSFYDADLAGRVAVGLKNYRTMLRDTNFWIPLGRTAAVTVICIVSELLIGLGIATLWNRNFKGENIIRGLILLPLLVAPLILSIVWNFLLEYDIGFINQFLATIGLARIKWWDPSLALFTICGITVWQWFPFSASVLLAGLKGLPKDTFEAAQVDGAKGWQVFRKLTLPMLSPLIMIIVLLRTMWLIRLFDPLYGTTRGAVNTELLDWMVYRTSFVYFDVGYGSTLAIMSLYLTMIIAAIMFRQLIKALDASK